One genomic window of Garra rufa chromosome 2, GarRuf1.0, whole genome shotgun sequence includes the following:
- the LOC141326511 gene encoding trace amine-associated receptor 13c-like, whose protein sequence is MSDWGVTNTENVQSVQYCFPNNNLSCTRSIRPEAEYIIVYIFVSVTSVFTVFLNLLVIISILHFKQLHTPTNVLILSLAVADLIAGLILMPVQGMKLIEPCWYFGEIFCSIFPLILYVVVTASLGNLIIISVDRYIAVNDPLRYPLKVNTNRVIVSIVVNWLFSFIYSFYLLYESLIYPERNHTCIGECVLYVRLEYLILDSFVCLVAPCCVITSLYVKICFVANYQAKHINSVTDKKARSEKKAAKTLGIVVLVYLLCWMPYYLTTLSLGHDENDALLINIMQWIVCMNSLMNPLIYAMFYRWFRLSAKYILTLKILEPSSKYFSLFPEEQ, encoded by the coding sequence ATGTCTGACTGGGGAGTGACAAACACAGAAAATGTCCAATCGGTCCAATACTGCTTTCCAAACAACAATTTGTCTTGTACCAGAAGTATCAGACCAGAAGCGGAGTATATTATTGTGTACATTTTCGTTTCTGTAACATCAGTGTTTACAGTGTTTCTGAACTTGTTGGTGATTATCTCCATCTTACACTTCAAGCAGCTTCACACTCCGACCAATGTGCTGATCCTCTCTCTGGCTGTGGCTGATCTGATCGCAGGACTGATTCTCATGCCAGTGCAGGGAATGAAACTGATTGAGCCTTGCTGGTATTTTGGAGAAATATTTTGCTCAATATTTCCTCTTATTTTGTATGTGGTTGTCACAGCATCTCTTGGTAACTTGATTATTATATCTGTCGATCGGTACATTGCTGTGAATGATCCTTTGCGATATCCACTGAAGGTCAATACTAACAGAGTTATTGTTTCTATTGTTGTAAACTGGTTATTCTCCTTCATATATTCATTTTATCTTTTGTATGAGTCTTTAATCTATCCAGAAAGAAACCACACATGTATTGGAGAATGTGTACTTTATGTTAGGTTGGAATATCTAATATTAGATTCCTTTGTTTGTTTAGTGGCACCTTGTTGTGTAATTACTTCTTTATATGTGAAAATCTGCTTTGTAGCAAATTATCAAGCTAAGCATATCAATTCAGTCACAGACAAAAAGGCTAGGTCAGAAAAAAAGGCTGCAAAAACCTTAGGGATTGTAGTACTGGTTTATCTTCTCTGCTGGATGCCATATTATTTAACTACTCTTTCTCTTGGGCATGACGAAAATGATGCTCTTCTAATTAACATAATGCAGTGGATTGTATGCATGAATTCATTAATGAATCCACTTATCTATGCAATGTTTTATAGATGGTTTAGACTGTCAGCAAAATACATTTTGACACTTAAAATATTGGAACCTTCATCAAAGTACTTCAGTCTGTTCCCAGAAGAGCAATGA